A window of the Lolium perenne isolate Kyuss_39 chromosome 7, Kyuss_2.0, whole genome shotgun sequence genome harbors these coding sequences:
- the LOC127317494 gene encoding putative DNA glycosylase At3g47830 — protein MTRKPKRKLPATPARPYYGHASPTPAQCLAVRDSLLAFHGFPDEFAPFRLLRLGLSPEDESDPPTPRPTVLDGLVTTLLSQNTTDAISRRAFASLKAAFPSWDQVVDEEGNGLEDAIRCGGLAATKAARIRAMLRGVKEKKGAICLEYLRELSVDEVKRELSQFKGIGPKTVACVLMFYLQKDDFPVDTHVLRITKAIGWVPSVATREKAYIHLNNKIPDDLKFDLNCLFVTHGKLCQSCTIKSVAQKTKGANAVCPLASYCCSEEIIQE, from the exons ATGACCCGCAAGCCCAAGCGGAAGCTCCCGGCCACGCCGGCAAGGCCCTACTATGGCCACGCCTCTCCCACCCCCGCGCAATGCCTGGCCGTCCGCGACTCCCTCCTCGCCTTCCACGGTTTCCCCGACGAGTTCGCCCccttccgcctcctccgcctcggcctctcGCCGGAGGACGAGAGTGACCCGCCGACTCCGCGTCCGACCGTCCTCGACGGGCTCGTCACCACGCTCCTCTCCCAGAACACCACCGACGCCATCTCCCGCCGCGCATTCGCCTCCCTCAAGGCCGCCTTCCCCTCCTGGGACCAG GTAGTGGATGAGGAGGGGAATGGGCTCGAGGACGCGATACGGTGCGGAGGCCTGGCGGCGACGAAGGCGGCCAGGATCCGGGCGATGCTGAGGGGCGTCAAGGAGAAGAAAGGTGCGATTTGCCTCGAGTACCTGAGGGAGCTGTCCGTGGACGAGGTGAAGAGGGAGCTTTCCCAGTTCAAAGGGATCGGCCCGAAGACA GTGGCATGcgtcctgatgttctatcttcaaAAAGATGATTTTCCAGTAGACACTCAT GTACTCCGCATTACAAAGGCTATTGGTTGGGTTCCTTCAGTAGCTACTAGGGAGAAGGCATACATCCATCTGAATAATAAAATTCCTGATGATCTGAAGTTCGACTTGAATTGTCTATTTGTTACTCATGGGAAGCTCTGTCAATCATGTACAATAAAGTCAGTTGCCCAGAAAACCAAGGGTGCCAATGCTGTCTGTCCCTTAGCAAGTTACTGCTGCAGTGAAGAAATAATTCAGGAGTAA